In a single window of the Bacillus rossius redtenbacheri isolate Brsri chromosome 8, Brsri_v3, whole genome shotgun sequence genome:
- the LOC134535129 gene encoding V-type proton ATPase catalytic subunit A isoform X1, giving the protein MKRITSKQPVWNTSKEPVKKVTMSSSRGLPKIQDEERESKFGYVFAVSGPVVTAERMSGSAMYELVRVGYFELVGEIIRLEGDMATIQVYEETSGVTVGDPVLRTGKPLSVELGPGILGSIFDGIQRPLKDINELTSSIYIPKGVNMPALSRTVQWEFNPLNVKVGNHITGGDVYGLVHENTLIKHRMLLPPRAKGTVTYIAPPGNYTVDDVVLETEFDGERSKFTMLQIWPVRQPRPCTEKMQANYPLLCGQRVLDALFPCVQGGTTAIPGAFGCGKTVISQSLSKYSNSDVIIYVGCGERGNEMSEVLRDFPELSVEIDGVTESIMKRTALVANTSNMPVAAREASIYTGITLSEYFRDMGYNVSMMADSTSRWAEALREISGRLAEMPADSGYPAYLGARLASFYERAGRVKCLGNPDREGSVSIVGAVSPPGGDFSDPVTSATLGIVQVFWGLDKKLAQRKHFPSINWLISYSKYMRALDDFYDKNFPEFVPLRTKVREILQEEEDLSEIVQLVGKASLAETDKITLEVAKLLKDDFLQQNSYSPYDRFCPFYKTVGMLKNMIAFYDMSRHAVETTAQSENKITWNVIRDSMGNILYQLSSMKFKDPVKEGEQKIKADFEQLHEDIQQAFRNLED; this is encoded by the exons TGGTGACGGCGGAGCGCATGTCGGGCTCCGCCATGTACGAGCTGGTGCGTGTGGGCTACTTCGAGCTGGTAGGAGAGATCATCCGGCTGGAGGGAGACATGGCCACCATACAG GTGTACGAGGAGACGTCGGGCGTGACTGTGGGCGACCCGGTGCTGCGGACGGGCAAGCCCCTCTCCGTGGAGCTGGGCCCGGGCATCCTGGGCAGCATCTTCGACGGCATCCAGCGCCCCCTCAAGGACATCAACGAGCTCACCAGCAGCATCTACATCCCCAAGGGCGTGAACATGCCGGCCCTCAGCCGCACCGTGCAGTGGGAGTTCAACCCCCTCAACGTCAAG GTTGGCAACCACATAACGGGAGGAGACGTGTACGGCTTGGTGCACGAGAACACGCTCATCAAGCACAGGATGCTGCTGCCGCCGCGGGCCAAGGGTACAGTCACGTACATAGCTCCCCCGGGCAACTACACCGTGGAC GACGTGGTGCTGGAGACGGAGTTTGACGGGGAGCGGTCCAAGTTCACGATGCTGCAGATCTGGCCCGTGCGCCAGCCGCGCCCCTGCACGGAGAAGATGCAGGCCAACTACCCGCTGCTGTGCGGCCAGCGCGTGCTGGACGCGCTCTTCCC GTGCGTGCAGGGGGGCACCACGGCCATCCCGGGAGCCTTCGGCTGCGGCAAGACCGTCATCTCGCAGTCCCTCTCCAAGTACTCCAACTCGGACGTCATCATCTACGTGGGCTGCGGGGAGCGCGGCAACGAGATGTCCGAG gTGCTGCGAGACTTCCCTGAGTTGTCGGTGGAGATAGACGGCGTGACGGAGTCCATCATGAAGCGGACGGCTCTGGTCGCCAACACCTCCAACATGCCCGTGGCTGCGCGAGAGGCGTCCATCTACACAG GCATCACGCTCTCGGAGTACTTCAGGGACATGGGCTACAACGTCTCCATGATGGCGGACTCCACGTCCCGGTGGGCCGAGGCGTTGCGAGAGATCTCCGGGCGTCTGGCCGAGATGCCCGCGGACAG CGGCTACCCGGCGTACCTGGGCGCGCGCCTGGCGTCCTTCTACGAGCGCGCGGGGCGCGTCAAGTGCCTGGGCAACCCGGACCGCGAGGGGTCGGTGAGCATCGTGGGCGCCGTGTCGCCCCCGGGAGGAGACTTCTCCGACCCGGTGACCTCGGCCACGCTGGGCATCGTGCAGGTGTTCTGGGGGCTCGACAAGAAGCTGGCCCAGCGCAAGCACTTCCCCTCCATCAACTGGCTCATCTCCTACAG CAAGTACATGCGGGCGCTGGACGACTTCTACGACAAGAACTTCCCGGAGTTTGTGCCGCTGCGCACGAAGGTGCGGGAGATCCTGCAGGAGGAGGAGGACTTGTCGGAGATCGTGCAGCTGGTGGGCAAGGCGTCGCTGGCCGAGACGGACAAGATCACGCTCGAGGTGGCCAAGCTGCTCAAGGACGACTTCCTGCAGCAGAACAG CTACTCGCCCTACGACAGGTTCTGCCCGTTCTACAAGACGGTGGGCATGCTGAAGAACATGATAGCGTTCTACGACATGTCGAGGCACGCGGTGGAGACGACGGCGCAGAGCGAGAACAAGATCACGTGGAACGTGATCAGGGACAGCATGGGCAACATCCTCTACCAGCTGTCCTCCATGAAGTTCAAG GACCCGGTGAAGGAGGGCGAGCAGAAGATCAAGGCGGACTTCGAGCAGCTGCACGAGGACATCCAGCAAGCGTTCCGCAACCTCGAGGACTAG
- the LOC134535129 gene encoding V-type proton ATPase catalytic subunit A isoform X2, whose protein sequence is MSSSRGLPKIQDEERESKFGYVFAVSGPVVTAERMSGSAMYELVRVGYFELVGEIIRLEGDMATIQVYEETSGVTVGDPVLRTGKPLSVELGPGILGSIFDGIQRPLKDINELTSSIYIPKGVNMPALSRTVQWEFNPLNVKVGNHITGGDVYGLVHENTLIKHRMLLPPRAKGTVTYIAPPGNYTVDDVVLETEFDGERSKFTMLQIWPVRQPRPCTEKMQANYPLLCGQRVLDALFPCVQGGTTAIPGAFGCGKTVISQSLSKYSNSDVIIYVGCGERGNEMSEVLRDFPELSVEIDGVTESIMKRTALVANTSNMPVAAREASIYTGITLSEYFRDMGYNVSMMADSTSRWAEALREISGRLAEMPADSGYPAYLGARLASFYERAGRVKCLGNPDREGSVSIVGAVSPPGGDFSDPVTSATLGIVQVFWGLDKKLAQRKHFPSINWLISYSKYMRALDDFYDKNFPEFVPLRTKVREILQEEEDLSEIVQLVGKASLAETDKITLEVAKLLKDDFLQQNSYSPYDRFCPFYKTVGMLKNMIAFYDMSRHAVETTAQSENKITWNVIRDSMGNILYQLSSMKFKDPVKEGEQKIKADFEQLHEDIQQAFRNLED, encoded by the exons TGGTGACGGCGGAGCGCATGTCGGGCTCCGCCATGTACGAGCTGGTGCGTGTGGGCTACTTCGAGCTGGTAGGAGAGATCATCCGGCTGGAGGGAGACATGGCCACCATACAG GTGTACGAGGAGACGTCGGGCGTGACTGTGGGCGACCCGGTGCTGCGGACGGGCAAGCCCCTCTCCGTGGAGCTGGGCCCGGGCATCCTGGGCAGCATCTTCGACGGCATCCAGCGCCCCCTCAAGGACATCAACGAGCTCACCAGCAGCATCTACATCCCCAAGGGCGTGAACATGCCGGCCCTCAGCCGCACCGTGCAGTGGGAGTTCAACCCCCTCAACGTCAAG GTTGGCAACCACATAACGGGAGGAGACGTGTACGGCTTGGTGCACGAGAACACGCTCATCAAGCACAGGATGCTGCTGCCGCCGCGGGCCAAGGGTACAGTCACGTACATAGCTCCCCCGGGCAACTACACCGTGGAC GACGTGGTGCTGGAGACGGAGTTTGACGGGGAGCGGTCCAAGTTCACGATGCTGCAGATCTGGCCCGTGCGCCAGCCGCGCCCCTGCACGGAGAAGATGCAGGCCAACTACCCGCTGCTGTGCGGCCAGCGCGTGCTGGACGCGCTCTTCCC GTGCGTGCAGGGGGGCACCACGGCCATCCCGGGAGCCTTCGGCTGCGGCAAGACCGTCATCTCGCAGTCCCTCTCCAAGTACTCCAACTCGGACGTCATCATCTACGTGGGCTGCGGGGAGCGCGGCAACGAGATGTCCGAG gTGCTGCGAGACTTCCCTGAGTTGTCGGTGGAGATAGACGGCGTGACGGAGTCCATCATGAAGCGGACGGCTCTGGTCGCCAACACCTCCAACATGCCCGTGGCTGCGCGAGAGGCGTCCATCTACACAG GCATCACGCTCTCGGAGTACTTCAGGGACATGGGCTACAACGTCTCCATGATGGCGGACTCCACGTCCCGGTGGGCCGAGGCGTTGCGAGAGATCTCCGGGCGTCTGGCCGAGATGCCCGCGGACAG CGGCTACCCGGCGTACCTGGGCGCGCGCCTGGCGTCCTTCTACGAGCGCGCGGGGCGCGTCAAGTGCCTGGGCAACCCGGACCGCGAGGGGTCGGTGAGCATCGTGGGCGCCGTGTCGCCCCCGGGAGGAGACTTCTCCGACCCGGTGACCTCGGCCACGCTGGGCATCGTGCAGGTGTTCTGGGGGCTCGACAAGAAGCTGGCCCAGCGCAAGCACTTCCCCTCCATCAACTGGCTCATCTCCTACAG CAAGTACATGCGGGCGCTGGACGACTTCTACGACAAGAACTTCCCGGAGTTTGTGCCGCTGCGCACGAAGGTGCGGGAGATCCTGCAGGAGGAGGAGGACTTGTCGGAGATCGTGCAGCTGGTGGGCAAGGCGTCGCTGGCCGAGACGGACAAGATCACGCTCGAGGTGGCCAAGCTGCTCAAGGACGACTTCCTGCAGCAGAACAG CTACTCGCCCTACGACAGGTTCTGCCCGTTCTACAAGACGGTGGGCATGCTGAAGAACATGATAGCGTTCTACGACATGTCGAGGCACGCGGTGGAGACGACGGCGCAGAGCGAGAACAAGATCACGTGGAACGTGATCAGGGACAGCATGGGCAACATCCTCTACCAGCTGTCCTCCATGAAGTTCAAG GACCCGGTGAAGGAGGGCGAGCAGAAGATCAAGGCGGACTTCGAGCAGCTGCACGAGGACATCCAGCAAGCGTTCCGCAACCTCGAGGACTAG